From Mytilus edulis chromosome 8, xbMytEdul2.2, whole genome shotgun sequence, one genomic window encodes:
- the LOC139485809 gene encoding uncharacterized protein isoform X1, translating to MSPRLLQTVLLITVLLESISYELYCPSDIQRNIRSNKYCNRSESYLCLYDDNTKHNRESCRNKPEFEIPGYKFIIVGTLQGVPCDSNRYQPIRFWTNENSECVFKTSKCNGIGQLMYQKGTGTEDTACRCDYANGYDFVITPRNPCMCLPEKEDCTCFLRKCSVGGILTPDYECVPPTTHWNSSFECRLKDNTEIIEDQIQTVTIDESGAITTGRIYVLFAIIFCLAFLIGMLIFVLVAYCPQHQSTDDEDSWFNKEIMNNILNKEKLNWKEKTEKFVNTRATKVILERIQNNNCVLISGPPGVGKTANAYFVAFILEKTHKCMVIEVNACDLHKYVLSSMNQVFIIDDVFGRYCCDTDFRLICSSLKTVLDYHANTKIIMTCRSQIYHSVQNQLALENISFEHCDFLLGDLQLSVDERKEIGESYLKSGIISELKDDICMLYSFFPCICIILAASKGNENFFTYPSSYIAYEVNNIKLKSNATYLVLALLVVLDNVVEENVLDKHNVTTDVMLRDIITESGILQSPSKGLLLSTLKSLDGTFVKKCDHGFTCMHKYMFNMMVGCIGHHFIRSILKYGSIDFVKKKIRLPCLLENVESFMINITQNLFNEYFTRLILDISRGNISTVFANKQMCSAKFRKEMIPHFEKHLKAKNIVDVKDKSTVIHQLSTSGYTDLIAYFVKNDMPSIDKQDSDGKTALHLAVLHRHQHIAEMLLQQKADVHLRDSDSRSAIHIACNNGDLHMVELLIKHKAHINKKEKLGFTPLHLACIRGLTEVVELLVQEKAKLNKVDDIGRTPFYVACEMNRLDIVRVLLQQQTMNHIHIEESKNGFTPLHIACEKEHTDIVETLLKYGANVNRPSKSNDTPMKIAKRHGHKDIIKLLRKYEEINTIQK from the exons ATGTCTCCGAGACTTTTACAGACAGTTTTGTTG ATTACTGTATTGCTGGAATCAATTTCATATGAATTATACTGCCCAAGCGATATACAACGTAATATAAGATCAAATAAGTATTGCAATAGAAGTGAGAGTTATCTTTGTTTGTACGATGACAACACGAAGCACAACAGAGAGTCATGTAGAAATAAGCCCGAGTTTGAAATACCTG GATACAAGTTTATAATTGTCGGGACATTACAAGGAGTTCCATGTGACAGCAATAGGTATCAACCGATTAGATTTTGGACCAATGAGAATTCTGAATGTGTGTTCAAAACGTCGAAATGCAATGGTATTGGACAACTTATGTACCAAAAAGGAACAGGTACTGAAGACACGGCATGTAGATGTGATTATGCTAATGGCTATGATTTCGTCATTACACCAAGAAATCCATGTATGTGTTTGCCGGAGAAGGAAGATTGTACATGTTTCTTAAGGAAATGTTCTGTTGGAGGAATTCTAACTCCAG ATTATGAGTGTGTTCCGCCTACAACGCACTGGAACTCATCATTTGAATGCCGATTGAAAGACAACACAGA AATAATTGAAGATCAAATTCAGACAGTTACCATTGACGAATCTGGTGCTATAACTACAG gTCGAATCTACGTTTTATTCGCCATTATATTTTGTTTGGCTTTTCTTATTG GTATGCTCATCTTTGTGCTGGTTGCATATTGCCCTCAACACCAGA GCACTGATGACGAAGATTCATGGTTCAACAAAGAAATTATGAACA atATCCTAAATAAGGAAAAACTAAATTGGAAAGAGAAAACGGAAAAGTTTGTCAATACAAGAGCCACAAAAGTAATTTTGGAGAGAATTCAGAACAACAACTGTGTATTAATAAGTGGGCCTCCAGGCGTTGGTAAAACTGCAAATGCATATTTTGTGGCCTTTATTTTAGAGAAAACCCATAAATGCATGGTAATTGAAGTAAATGCTTGTGATCTACATAAGTATGTCTTGTCAAGTATGAACCAAGTATTTATTATTGATGACGTTTTTGGGAGATATTGCTGTGACACAGATTTCAGGCTTATTTGTTCCTCTTTAAAAACAGTTTTAGATTACCATGCTAACACAAAAATAATAATGACCTGTAGATCGCAGATATATCATTCGGTGCAGAATCAACTAGCTTTGGAGAATATCTCCTTTGAACATTGTGATTTTCTCTTAGGTGACCTTCAGTTATCAGTCGACGAAAGAAAGGAGATTGGTGAATCTTACCTAAAGAGTGGAATAATAAGTGAACTTAAAGATGATATTTGCATGTTATACAGCTTTTTCCCATGTATTTGCATAATTTTAGCAGCTAGTAAAGGAAATGAAAACTTTTTCACATATCCTTCTAGCTATATAGCGTACGAAGTCAACAACATTAAACTGAAATCAAATGCGACCTACTTAGTGTTAGCCCTGCTCGTTGTTTTAGACAATGTTGTCGAAGAAAATGTACTAGATAAACATAACGTTACGACTGACGTCATGCTTAGAGATATAATTACTGAGTCAGGAATTTTGCAAAGTCCTTCTAAAGGCTTACTGTTATCTACTCTGAAATCGTTAGATGGTACATTCGTTAAGAAGTGTGATCACGGTTTTACATGTATGCATAAATACATGTTTAATATGATGGTTGGTTGTATTGGTCACCATTTTATAAGAAGTATACTAAAATACGGATCTATTgattttgttaagaaaaaaatacGATTACCTTGTTTATTAGAAAATGTTGAAAGTTTTATGATAAATATTACTCAAAATTTGTTCAATGAATATTTCACTCGATTAATACTCGACATAAGTCGTGGAAATATATCTACTGTATTTGCAAATAAGCAAATGTGCTCAGCTAAATTTCGAAAGGAAATGATTCCGCACTTTGAAAAACATTTAAAGGcaaaaaatattgttgatgtAAAAGACAAGTCGACTGTTATACATCAACTTTCAACATCTGGTTACACTGATTTAATagcatattttgtgaaaaatgaCATGCCAAGTATTGATAAACAAGATTCAGACGGAAAAACAGCTCTTCATTTGGCTGTATTGCATAGACATCAGCATATTGCTGAAATGCTTTTACAGCAAAAAGCGGACGTGCATCTCCGAGACAGTGACAGTCGTAGTGCAATTCATATAGCTTGTAACAATGGTGATCTACATATGGTAGAACTGTTAATAAAGCACAAAGCACACataaacaagaaagaaaaacttGGATTCACCCCACTACATCTTGCGTGCATACGAGGTCTTACTGAAGTTGTAGAACTACTTGTACAGGAGAAGGCCAAACTGAATAAAGTTGATGATATTGGTAGGACACCATTTTACGTGGCATGCGAAATGAATCGTTTGGATATAGTAAGAGTCCTCTTACAGCAACAGACAATGAACCATATCCATATTGAGGAAAGCAAAAATGGATTTACACCACTTCATATTGCATGTGAGAAAGAACATACAGATATAGTAGAAACATTGCTGAAATACGGTGCAAACGTAAATAGACCTTCAAAGAGTAATGACACACCAATGAAAATTGCAAAACGACATGGACATAAAGATATAATTAAACTGTTGCGGAAATATGAAGAGATAAACACGATACAAAAGTGA
- the LOC139485809 gene encoding uncharacterized protein isoform X2, with protein sequence MYQKGTGTEDTACRCDYANGYDFVITPRNPCMCLPEKEDCTCFLRKCSVGGILTPDYECVPPTTHWNSSFECRLKDNTEIIEDQIQTVTIDESGAITTGRIYVLFAIIFCLAFLIGMLIFVLVAYCPQHQSTDDEDSWFNKEIMNNILNKEKLNWKEKTEKFVNTRATKVILERIQNNNCVLISGPPGVGKTANAYFVAFILEKTHKCMVIEVNACDLHKYVLSSMNQVFIIDDVFGRYCCDTDFRLICSSLKTVLDYHANTKIIMTCRSQIYHSVQNQLALENISFEHCDFLLGDLQLSVDERKEIGESYLKSGIISELKDDICMLYSFFPCICIILAASKGNENFFTYPSSYIAYEVNNIKLKSNATYLVLALLVVLDNVVEENVLDKHNVTTDVMLRDIITESGILQSPSKGLLLSTLKSLDGTFVKKCDHGFTCMHKYMFNMMVGCIGHHFIRSILKYGSIDFVKKKIRLPCLLENVESFMINITQNLFNEYFTRLILDISRGNISTVFANKQMCSAKFRKEMIPHFEKHLKAKNIVDVKDKSTVIHQLSTSGYTDLIAYFVKNDMPSIDKQDSDGKTALHLAVLHRHQHIAEMLLQQKADVHLRDSDSRSAIHIACNNGDLHMVELLIKHKAHINKKEKLGFTPLHLACIRGLTEVVELLVQEKAKLNKVDDIGRTPFYVACEMNRLDIVRVLLQQQTMNHIHIEESKNGFTPLHIACEKEHTDIVETLLKYGANVNRPSKSNDTPMKIAKRHGHKDIIKLLRKYEEINTIQK encoded by the exons ATGTACCAAAAAGGAACAGGTACTGAAGACACGGCATGTAGATGTGATTATGCTAATGGCTATGATTTCGTCATTACACCAAGAAATCCATGTATGTGTTTGCCGGAGAAGGAAGATTGTACATGTTTCTTAAGGAAATGTTCTGTTGGAGGAATTCTAACTCCAG ATTATGAGTGTGTTCCGCCTACAACGCACTGGAACTCATCATTTGAATGCCGATTGAAAGACAACACAGA AATAATTGAAGATCAAATTCAGACAGTTACCATTGACGAATCTGGTGCTATAACTACAG gTCGAATCTACGTTTTATTCGCCATTATATTTTGTTTGGCTTTTCTTATTG GTATGCTCATCTTTGTGCTGGTTGCATATTGCCCTCAACACCAGA GCACTGATGACGAAGATTCATGGTTCAACAAAGAAATTATGAACA atATCCTAAATAAGGAAAAACTAAATTGGAAAGAGAAAACGGAAAAGTTTGTCAATACAAGAGCCACAAAAGTAATTTTGGAGAGAATTCAGAACAACAACTGTGTATTAATAAGTGGGCCTCCAGGCGTTGGTAAAACTGCAAATGCATATTTTGTGGCCTTTATTTTAGAGAAAACCCATAAATGCATGGTAATTGAAGTAAATGCTTGTGATCTACATAAGTATGTCTTGTCAAGTATGAACCAAGTATTTATTATTGATGACGTTTTTGGGAGATATTGCTGTGACACAGATTTCAGGCTTATTTGTTCCTCTTTAAAAACAGTTTTAGATTACCATGCTAACACAAAAATAATAATGACCTGTAGATCGCAGATATATCATTCGGTGCAGAATCAACTAGCTTTGGAGAATATCTCCTTTGAACATTGTGATTTTCTCTTAGGTGACCTTCAGTTATCAGTCGACGAAAGAAAGGAGATTGGTGAATCTTACCTAAAGAGTGGAATAATAAGTGAACTTAAAGATGATATTTGCATGTTATACAGCTTTTTCCCATGTATTTGCATAATTTTAGCAGCTAGTAAAGGAAATGAAAACTTTTTCACATATCCTTCTAGCTATATAGCGTACGAAGTCAACAACATTAAACTGAAATCAAATGCGACCTACTTAGTGTTAGCCCTGCTCGTTGTTTTAGACAATGTTGTCGAAGAAAATGTACTAGATAAACATAACGTTACGACTGACGTCATGCTTAGAGATATAATTACTGAGTCAGGAATTTTGCAAAGTCCTTCTAAAGGCTTACTGTTATCTACTCTGAAATCGTTAGATGGTACATTCGTTAAGAAGTGTGATCACGGTTTTACATGTATGCATAAATACATGTTTAATATGATGGTTGGTTGTATTGGTCACCATTTTATAAGAAGTATACTAAAATACGGATCTATTgattttgttaagaaaaaaatacGATTACCTTGTTTATTAGAAAATGTTGAAAGTTTTATGATAAATATTACTCAAAATTTGTTCAATGAATATTTCACTCGATTAATACTCGACATAAGTCGTGGAAATATATCTACTGTATTTGCAAATAAGCAAATGTGCTCAGCTAAATTTCGAAAGGAAATGATTCCGCACTTTGAAAAACATTTAAAGGcaaaaaatattgttgatgtAAAAGACAAGTCGACTGTTATACATCAACTTTCAACATCTGGTTACACTGATTTAATagcatattttgtgaaaaatgaCATGCCAAGTATTGATAAACAAGATTCAGACGGAAAAACAGCTCTTCATTTGGCTGTATTGCATAGACATCAGCATATTGCTGAAATGCTTTTACAGCAAAAAGCGGACGTGCATCTCCGAGACAGTGACAGTCGTAGTGCAATTCATATAGCTTGTAACAATGGTGATCTACATATGGTAGAACTGTTAATAAAGCACAAAGCACACataaacaagaaagaaaaacttGGATTCACCCCACTACATCTTGCGTGCATACGAGGTCTTACTGAAGTTGTAGAACTACTTGTACAGGAGAAGGCCAAACTGAATAAAGTTGATGATATTGGTAGGACACCATTTTACGTGGCATGCGAAATGAATCGTTTGGATATAGTAAGAGTCCTCTTACAGCAACAGACAATGAACCATATCCATATTGAGGAAAGCAAAAATGGATTTACACCACTTCATATTGCATGTGAGAAAGAACATACAGATATAGTAGAAACATTGCTGAAATACGGTGCAAACGTAAATAGACCTTCAAAGAGTAATGACACACCAATGAAAATTGCAAAACGACATGGACATAAAGATATAATTAAACTGTTGCGGAAATATGAAGAGATAAACACGATACAAAAGTGA